A stretch of the Ptiloglossa arizonensis isolate GNS036 chromosome 1, iyPtiAriz1_principal, whole genome shotgun sequence genome encodes the following:
- the LOC143147207 gene encoding uncharacterized protein LOC143147207: MYGRLAIVDRILIDSVVSTCVKSNLENIVVNMCCGKAKVFLLLFVNLLCTFDFHVSAKLYRVILFGNRDTGINHNPQPRETIVTNRIVAFFRTFRNNNVTSIAFTNIKCAEKIQNRSLETLPLSNPHLVASTMVSRRFVTSFGEITVLYRLTVTFLETYSMTLDDDVSDSSRGLTTVPPLFHGTPTNISVTLNKQTADRKHEVSLSREEYEANGGIHFRMFDENFGRYRNRNVTSAFDDPKTRINRNNKKYRNGTFAAASTLKFLFDPMAGEEKWSRRVFNERLQKRNPADKNDNARTVLSKGKQKKAKALGRLLLKNDSVMKHHEDIQDDYVEDEDDDYSKGVNKKKMNWEDYQNEDGASVMELIALNARHKKHKRRAHKEYLY, from the exons ATGTACGGTCGGTTGGCT ATTGTTGACAGAATTCTAATAGACAGCGTAGTTTCGACGTGTGTAAAAAGCAATTTAGAAAATATCGTTGTTAATATGTGTTGCGGGAAAGCGAAagtgtttttattattattcgttaatTTACTGTGTACGTTCGACTTTCACGTATCGGCAA AGTTGTATCGTGTAATTTTGTTCGGGAATCGGGATACGGGAATCAATC ataatCCCCAGCCACGTGAAACGATCGTTACAAATCGCATCGTTGcgttctttcgaacgtttcgaaataatAACGTTACAAGTATCGCGTTCACAAATATTAAGTGCGCCGAGAAAATACAGAATCGCTCGTTGGAAACTTTACCATTATCGAATCCACATCTCGTGGCGTCAACGATGGTTTCTCGTCGATTTGTTACTTCGTTCGGCGAAATAACAGTTCTGTACCGGTTGACGGTTACTTTTCTAGAAACGTATTCGATGACTCTCGACGATGACGTCAGTGATTCGTCACGGGGATTAACGACGGTTCCACCATTGTTCCATGGAACACCTACGAACATTTCTGTAACGCTGAATAAACAAACGGCAGACCGTAAACACGAAGTGTCATTGTCTCGTGAAGAGTACGAAGCGAACGGAGGGATTCATTTCCGGATGTTTGATGAAAATTTCGGGCGATATCGAAACAGAAACGTGACGTCAGCCTTCGACGATCCGAAGACACGAATCAACCGGAATAACAAAAAATATCGTAACGGAACGTTCGCAGCGGCGTCCACGTTGAAGTTTCTCTTCGATCCGATGGCGGGTGAAGAAAAATGGTCGCGACGTGTATTCAACGAACGTTTGCAAAAGCGAAATCCTGCCGATAAGAACGATAACGCGAGAACCGTGCTGTCGAAGGGGAAACAAAAGAAAGCGAAAGCTTTGGGACGTTTGTTGTTGAAGAACGATTCGGTGATGAAACATCACGAGGACATCCAGGACGATTAcgtcgaggacgaggacgacgattaCTCGAAAGGTGTgaacaagaagaagatgaaCTGGGAGGATTATCAAAACGAAGATGGAGCAAGCGTAATGGAGCTGATCGCTTTGAACGCCAGACACAAGAAACACAAGCGACGTGCACACAAAGAGTATCTATATTGA